Proteins encoded together in one Lathyrus oleraceus cultivar Zhongwan6 chromosome 5, CAAS_Psat_ZW6_1.0, whole genome shotgun sequence window:
- the LOC127086892 gene encoding mannan endo-1,4-beta-mannosidase 2 gives MKFRPFMMFAGNGLFYPILGFASFVVFIYMSFGGLRFSLEEEKELGFVMRNGTQFMLDGKAFYVNGWNSYWLMDHSVDFSSRFKVREMMKIGAKMGLTVCRTWAFNDGHYNALQISPGHFDEQVFQALDYVIAEARQNGVRLLLSLVNNLQPYGGKSQYVKWAWQEGVGLSASNDSFFYDPSIRSYFKNYIKTVLTRKNTFTGIEYRNDPTIFGWELINEPRCMTDRSGDTLQEWIEEMSAFVKLIDKKHLLTIGNEGFYGPNDPKDLTVNPNYWASKLGSDYMRNSNVSNIDFTSVHIYPDQWFHEDEKAIETQLKFVYKWMLSHIEDGDGVLKKPVLFSEYGLSKTNQNFTISAREKMYESILNIVYKSAKRNRSGAGALVWQFLVSGMEDYTDDYGIVPGESPSTQSLFIKHSCRLAKLKGWISQQDVNFKQLC, from the exons ATGAAATTTCGTCCTTTTATGATGTTTGCTGGAAATGGGTTGTTTTATCCCATTTTGGGTTTTGCATCGTTTGTGGTTTTTATTTACATGTCTTTTGGAGGGTTAAGGTTTAGTCTTGAAGAAGAGAAAGAATTGGGGTTTGTGATGAGAAATGGGACACAGTTTATGTTGGATGGGAAAGCGTTTTATGTGAATGGGTGGAATTCTTACTGGTTGATGGATCATTCTGTGGATTTTTCTTCGAGGTTTAAGGTTCGGGAAATGATGAAAATTGGTGCTAAAATGGGACTCACTGTTTGTAGAACTTGGGCTTTCAATGATGGTCATTATAATGCTCTTCAAATTTCACCTGGTCACTTTGATGAACAAGTTTTCCAG GCTTTGGATTATGTCATAGCAGAAGCAAGGCAAAATGGAGTCCGGCTGCTTCTTAGCTTAGTAAATAACCTGCAACCATATGGTGGGAAGAGTCAGTATGTCAAATGGGCGTGGCAAGAAGGCGTAGGATTAAGCGCGTCCAATGATTCTTTCTTTTATGATCCATCAATTCGAAGTTATTTCAAGAATTACATCAAG ACTGTCTTGACAAGGAAAAATACTTTCACCGGAATTGAATATAGAAACGACCCCACCATTTTCGGATGGGAATTGATTAATGAGCCTCGTTGCATGACTGATCGTTCCGGAGACACTCTCCAA GAGTGGATAGAAGAAATGTCGGCTTTTGTGAAATTGATTGACAAGAAACATCTGCTAACTATTGGGAATGAAGGATTTTATGGTCCTAATGACCCAAAAGATTTGACTGTCAACCCGAATTATTGGGCATCCAAACTTGGGTCTGATTATATGCGGAACTCCAATGTCTCTAATATTGACTTCACCTCTGTTCATATCTACCCGGATCAATG GTTTCACGAGGATGAGAAAGCAATTGAAACACAACTGAAATTCGTCTACAAGTGGATGCTATCTCACATTGAAGACGGCGACGGAGTACTGAAGAAACCGGTTTTGTTCTCCGAATACGGATTATCAAAAACAAACCAGAACTTCACCATATCCGCCCGAGAAAAGATGTACGAATCAATCTTAAACATCGTTTACAAATCTGCAAAGAGAAACAGGTCTGGAGCAGGTGCTCTAGTTTGGCAGTTCTTAGTTAGCGGAATGGAAGACTACACAGATGATTACGGGATAGTTCCGGGGGAAAGTCCGTCGACACAATCACTATTTATAAAACATTCATGCAGATTGGCCAAACTCAAGGGATGGATTTCTCAACAGGATGTAAATTTCAAACAACTTTGTTAG